A genomic window from Salvia splendens isolate huo1 chromosome 11, SspV2, whole genome shotgun sequence includes:
- the LOC121754220 gene encoding uncharacterized protein LOC121754220, which produces MAAMKNTIRCCISCILPCGALDVIRIVHTNGRVEEISGGAVTAAEIMKLHPKHVLKKPSTAADGMCPKITVVPPDAELRRGKIYFLMPLPPQPQPKRKKSEASRSGKIASKNAENNNSVAELLVSDRYLSEILSEKVSSQRDRRRGRGRVWRPHLDSISEAASDA; this is translated from the coding sequence ATGGCAGCCATGAAAAACACAATCAGGTGCTGCATTTCCTGCATTCTGCCGTGCGGTGCGCTCGACGTGATCCGAATCGTGCACACGAACGGCCGCGTGGAGGAGATCAGCGGCGGCGCCGTGACGGCGGCGGAGATCATGAAGCTCCACCCCAAGCACGTGCTGAAGAAGCCGTCGACGGCGGCGGACGGCATGTGCCCCAAAATAACCGTCGTTCCGCCCGACGCGGAGCTCCGGCGAGGAAAGATTTACTTCCTGATGCCGCTGCCGCCGCAGCCGCAgccgaagaggaagaagagcgAAGCTTCTAGAAGCGGCAAAATCGCTTCCAAAAACGCCGAAAATAACAACTCCGTTGCCGAATTGCTCGTTTCCGATCGGTATTTGAGCGAGATTTTATCGGAGAAGGTGTCGTCGCAGAGAGATCGGCGGCGAGGGCGCGGCCGCGTTTGGAGGCCGCATTTAGATAGCATTTCCGAGGCGGCATCTGACGCTTGA
- the LOC121755802 gene encoding pre-mRNA-splicing factor SYF1-like has product MSIAQDLYPTEEDYLYEEEVLRNPNNLKLWWRYLIAKSDAPFKKRAIIYERALKALPGSYKLWHAYLRERLEIVRNLPITHSQYQTLNNTFERALATMHKMPRIWTMFLQSLTHQKLITRTRRTFDRALCALPVTQHDRIWECYLVFVSQRGVPIDTSLRVYKRYLKYDPSHIEDFIEFLVNSQLWQEAAERLAGVLNDDQFYSIKGKTKHRLWLELCDLLTQHATEISGLNVDAIIRGGIRKFTDEVGRLWTSLADYYIRRQLLEKARDVFEEGMTTVVTVRDFSVIFDAYSQFEDSVLSIKMDNMDDSDEEDGNEDDIEEDDEEDDRLDIEKLRKRISCFWLKNDKDVDLRLARYEHLMDRRPELANSVLLRQNPHNVEQWHRRVKLFEGNPTKQILTYTEAVRTVDPMKAVGKPHTLWVAFAKLYETHGDVSNARVIFDKAVQVNYKAVDHLASIWCEWAEMELRHRNLKGALELMKRATAEPSVEVKRRVAADGNEPVQMKVHKSLKLWTFYVDLEESLGTLESTRVVYEKILDLRIATPQIIINYAMLLEEHKYFEDSFKVYERGVKIFKYPHVKDIWVTYLSKFVQRYGKSKLERAREIFEKAVEEAPAESVKPLYLQYAKLEEDYGLAKRAMRVYDQATKAVPPSEKLGMYEIYIARAADIFGLPKTREIYEQAIESRLPDKDVKVMCLRYAELEKNLGEIDRARALYKHASQFANPKSDPDFWNKWHEFEVQHGNKDTYREMRRIMRSVDASYSQTHFILPEYLMQKDQMQTLDEAKDVLKKAGVAEDEMATLERQLLPTTNETSAKDGGRRLGFVSAGLQQNGETTANTEDIELPEDSDPEDEEKVEIAQKEIPDAVFGGLVRKRDEADDKGKEATDTENKESDGHLGALERIKRMRRGA; this is encoded by the exons ATGTCGATTGCTCAGGATCTGTATCCTACCGAAGAGGACTACCTCTACGAAGAAGAGGTACTTcgaaaccctaacaatctcaaATTGTGGTGGCGATACCTAATCGCGAAGAGCGACGCGCCGTTCAAGAAGCGCGCCATTATCTACGAGCGAGCTCTCAAGGCCTTGCCCGGAAGCTACAAGCTTTGGCACGCCTATCTCCGCGAGCGCCTCGAGATCGTGAGGAATCTACCGATTACTCACTCGCAGTATCAGACGCTGAACAACACTTTCGAGCGAGCCCTCGCCACGATGCACAAGATGCCCCGCATTTGGACTATGTTTTTGCAGTCTCTGACGCATCAGAAGCTGATTACTCGGACGCGGCGCACGTTCGACCGTGCATTGTGTGCGCTGCCGGTTACTCAGCACGACCGAATCTGGGAGTGTTATCTGGTGTTCGTGTCTCAGAGGGGCGTGCCGATAGATACGTCGCTGAGGGTGTACAAGAGGTACCTGAAGTATGATCCAAGTCATATCGAGGATTTTATTGAGTTCTTGGTTAATTCGCAGTTGTGGCAGGAGGCTGCAGAGAGGTTGGCTGGGGTTTTAAATGACGACCAGTTTTACTCTATAAAGGGGAAGACAAAACATAGGCTATGGTTGGAACTGTGTGATTTGTTGACTCAGCACGCCACTGAGATATCGGGATTGAATGTGGATGCGATAATTAGAGGGGGGATTAGGAAGTTTACGGATGAAGTGGGGAGACTGTGGACTTCGTTGGCAGATTATTATATTAGGAGGCAGCTTCTTGAGAAGGCCAGAGATGTCTTTGAGGAAGGGATGACGACTGTAGTCACAGTGAGGGATTTCAGTGTTATTTTTGATGCATATTCACAATTTGAGGACAGTGTGTTGTCAATTAAGATGGACAATATGGATGACAGTGATGAAGAAGATGGGAATGAGGATGACATAgaggaggatgatgaggaggatGATAGGTTGGATATTGAGAAGTTGAGGAAGAGGATCAGCTGTTTTTGGTTGAAGAATGACAAGGATGTGGATTTGCGGTTGGCGAGGTATGAGCATCTGATGGACAGGAGGCCGGAGTTAGCTAACAGTGTGCTTTTGAGGCAGAATCCTCACAATGTGGAGCAGTGGCATCGGAGAGTTAAGCTTTTTGAAGGGAATCCCACAAAACAAATTTTGACTTACACAGAAGCTGTGAGGACTGTGGATCCCATGAAGGCTGTGGGGAAACCCCATACTCTGTGGGTTGCATTTGCTAAGTTGTATGAGACTCATGGAGATGTTTCAAATGCCCGGGTGATTTTTGATAAGGCTGTGCAGGTTAATTACAAGGCTGTCGATCATCTAGCAAGCATTTGGTGTGAATGGGCTGAGATGGAGCTCAGACACAGAAATTTAAAGGGTGCACTGGAACTGATGAAGCGTGCTACTGCTGAGCCATCTGTCGAGGTCAAGAGGAGAG TTGCTGCTGATGGAAATGAACCAGTGCAAATGAAGGTTCATAAATCCCTTAAGCTTTGGACATTTTATGTGGATTTGGAGGAAAGCTTGGGTACCTTGGAGTCAACTCGTGTAGTTTATGAGAAAATATTGGATCTAAGAATTGCTACACCCCAGATTATCATAAACTATGCAATGCTTCTAGAA GAACACAAGTACTTTGAAGACTCATTTAAAGTTTATGAGAGAGGTGTAAAAATATTTAAGTACCCGCATGTGAAAGATATATGGGTCACATATCTTTCCAAATTTGTTCAGAGATATGGAAAATCAAAGCTGGAACGAGCTCGAGAGATATTTGAGAAGGCAGTTGAAGAG GCTCCTGCAGAATCAGTGAAACCCCTGTATCTTCAATACGCGAaattagaggaagactatggtCTGGCCAAAAGAGCAATGCGGGTGTATGACCAGGCTACAAAAGCTGTCCCACCCAGTGAGAAATTGGGCATGTATGAGATATATATTGCCAGGGCAGCTGACATATTCGGTTTGCCAAAAACTAGGGAGATTTATGAGCAAGCTATTGAATCACGGCTGCCAGACAAGGATGTAAAGGTCATGTGTTTGAGATATGCTGAACTCGAGAAGAATCTTGGTGAAATCGATCGTGCTCGTGCATTATACAAGCATGCATCACAGTTTGCTAATCCAAAATCTGATCCTGACTTCTGGAACAAGTGGCATGAATTTGAAGTGCAGCATGGAAACAAGGATACATATCGGGAGATGCGCAGAATCATGAGAAGTGTTGATGCTAGCTATAGCCAG ACGCACTTTATCCTACCGGAGTATCTGATGCAAAAGGACCAGATGCAGACCCTTGACGAAGCTAAGGATGTTCTCAAGAAGGCAGGCGTGGCTGAGGATGAAATGGCTACACTTGAGAGGCAATTACTGCCCACTACCAATGAAACCAGTGCTAAAGATGGTGGTAGACGATTAGGATTCGTGAGTGCTGGTTTGCAGCAAAATGGAGAGACAACAGCAAATACAGAGGATATCGAGCTTCCAGAAGATAGTGATCCTGAAGATGAGGAGAAGGTTGAGATCGCACAAAAAGAAATTCCAGATGCAGTGTTTGGAGGATTGGTGCGGAAGAGAGACGAAGCAGACGACAAAGGTAAAGAAGCAACTGATACGGAAAACAAAGAGAGCGATGGTCATCTAGGTGCCTTGGAGAGAATCAAACGAATGAGACGAGGCGCCTAG